In a single window of the Streptomyces sp. 846.5 genome:
- a CDS encoding homoserine O-acetyltransferase gives MTVHARPVVPATAYGITPPATGAWQQGDPVGRRQWVTLPKPLALEAGGTLPQVRIAYETWGRLAPDGSNAVLVLHALTGDSHVVGRAGPGHPTAGWWDGLIGPGRAVDTDRWFVVAPNVLGGCQGTTGPSSVRPGGGRWGSAFPYLTVRDQVDAEAQFADALGIDRWALVLGGSMGGMRALEWAVGRPEQVGALLLAACPAASGGEQIGWAHAQLAAIRTDPGWRGGDYHDAGPGNGPHLGLGTARRIAHLTYRAPVELDTRFGSAAQPGEDPWHGGRYAVGSYLDHHAAKLAHRFDAGSYVVLSEAMNSHAVGRERGGTRAALSRITMPTVVVGVDSDRLYPLPLQRELADAIPGADRLRVVESPYGHDAFLIEVDQLASHASTLLD, from the coding sequence TTGACCGTGCACGCGCGGCCAGTGGTTCCTGCGACGGCGTACGGCATCACCCCGCCTGCCACCGGTGCCTGGCAGCAGGGCGACCCGGTCGGGCGTCGGCAGTGGGTGACGCTGCCGAAGCCGCTCGCGCTGGAGGCGGGCGGGACGCTGCCGCAGGTCCGGATCGCCTACGAGACCTGGGGGCGGCTCGCACCCGACGGCTCCAATGCCGTCCTGGTCCTGCACGCCCTGACCGGCGACAGCCACGTCGTCGGCCGGGCCGGCCCCGGCCATCCGACCGCAGGCTGGTGGGACGGGCTGATCGGTCCCGGCCGGGCGGTGGACACCGACCGCTGGTTCGTCGTCGCGCCCAACGTCCTCGGGGGCTGCCAGGGCACCACCGGACCGTCCTCGGTCCGACCCGGCGGCGGTCGCTGGGGCTCCGCGTTCCCCTACCTGACGGTCCGTGACCAGGTGGACGCCGAGGCGCAGTTCGCGGACGCGCTGGGGATCGACCGCTGGGCGCTGGTGCTCGGCGGCTCCATGGGCGGGATGCGGGCGCTGGAGTGGGCGGTCGGCCGCCCGGAGCAGGTCGGCGCGCTGCTGCTGGCCGCCTGCCCGGCGGCCTCCGGCGGCGAGCAGATCGGCTGGGCCCACGCCCAGTTGGCGGCCATCCGCACCGACCCCGGCTGGCGCGGCGGCGACTACCACGACGCCGGGCCGGGAAACGGCCCGCACCTGGGCCTCGGCACGGCCCGGCGGATCGCCCACCTCACGTACCGGGCGCCGGTCGAGCTGGACACCCGGTTCGGCTCCGCCGCCCAGCCGGGCGAGGACCCCTGGCACGGCGGCCGGTACGCCGTCGGCTCCTACCTGGACCACCACGCGGCCAAGCTGGCCCACCGCTTCGACGCCGGCAGCTATGTGGTCCTGAGCGAGGCGATGAACAGCCACGCCGTGGGACGCGAACGCGGCGGCACCAGGGCGGCGCTGAGCCGGATCACGATGCCCACCGTGGTGGTCGGCGTCGACTCCGACCGCCTCTACCCGCTGCCCCTGCAACGGGAACTCGCGGACGCCATCCCCGGCGCCGACCGGCTCCGGGTGGTCGAATCCCCGTACGGGCACGACGCCTTCCTGATCGAGGTCGACCAACTCGCCTCCCACGCGAGCACGTTGTTGGACTAG